gtgtctttcatcttcaccctttcaaattcagacattaaggtttgcagacgggcttctttaactcgatcagctccgagattacgtgcctttattgcatcccaaattttctttgaagtttcctgttcaccaacttgtagaacaagacattctggtattgcttgaaagagtaatccaatggcaacattgtttttgtctgggtccaatgtaccaggatcaattgtttcccaaattttgtagattttcatcagtaccttaattctcatggcccatactgtgtagtttgtggcgttgaggattggaacttgtattgatggtggtgtgaacttttttgcacccacaatggtgatttcgttttccatggctcagaaacaagctctgacctggtacattggacccagacaaaaaccctTTGGACTCTTTACtttgttttgcacccacaatgggcCTAACCTCCTTGGATGGATTTTATTTGGAATTTTTGGTCTGATTTGGACTCTTTACTTTGTTTATACTTCTACCCTGGATGAGGATGAGGATTCAGGTTTGTCCCTCTAGGGTAATATGATACACCCTTTATTAAGACATGGAATCCCCTAATAAGTAATAATGTGTTGAATTTTGGTTACTTGTTTGTTCTATTCATCCACATATAACAGAGTTGTAGGCTTGGAAAAGAATTTTGTTAAAGTTTATAAACGACACATTGGAATAGACAATAGTGTATATGGTCAAGAGAAGGAGCCTGAATTGTAGTCATGGAATGATAAACTGGAATGAAGGAAATCTAGAAATATTGCTTAGTATTTGTCTCTTAAAATATGTTCTCAAACTCCCTCTTTAGCCGGAACATTGCATTTCTTCCGACCTTCATCAATTCTGCCCCATAAaacaaaccatttgaatatgaGTAAGCAACTACTAAAAGgccgaagaagaaaaacgttcaTAGCAAGCTTTCATTCAAAACCCATGACTAATCACACGATTATTTTATGCATAGATAGATAGTACTTTATCTGAATCAATCATTCCTATTGATACCAGAATATACGATTTAAAAAGCCCGAGTTTATGTCCTACAGAGCAACTACTGATCACTGGTAGAAGACGGAGCTAAACCTAGTTCTTTGAGATGTTGTGGTGTTTCAGGTGGATGATCTTCGTGCTTTGGTCTATCTTGTTGAACCCAACGGCCGTCATGACTCCTCACCATCCCTTTGTTTTCATCTTGCCTCCAATGAGGTGGAACCAAGTAATGATCTTTGAGAAAATCCGAGGCCTTGTTTACCAAAGCTGGATCTTTTCCACCTGCAAGTACAAATCTCTTTCCCTTTCCATGGTACCTGCAAttaattgttagaaaaaacgctttaaaattaccaatttttccttgatctatgttttgatctctagacctattgcccattaattgttttttcttttgaatagataaaacaatagtcccacattgactaaaatctaaagagttttagacataaataccatagaattggctataagggcatggcccttgggtcactagacttttgtgcttggagggaaggcttagactagggcaaggttgtctttcccgtacgcgcggtgcttcgcacagaaacACGCACGCCGCCGCTGGTCGGtcggttcgggttcgggtgtgttttacacacatgtagaagaatcttcttctttgtctgcacttgtctgtacgtatttgttttgggtttcttgtccgtacatgtttggcttggcttcttgacaacacactgctctaagcctgacaaaagcaacactgtttttaacccaacattaccagtatttctgtcatacgcatggtttggttgcatgcattttttcctctcgtttgtaacgtcttaaacactatataagggaggagtcttgagctcatttcacacaccacagagaaatatctcttctactctcttTACTAAGTATAGTTATGCTTTTTTCAATCGATCTGTCTATTCAACAAATGAATGGTagtccctctgtttttctgtaaacatttcttctactgttttaagttctgccaagctctaagggtagccaactgctgtagcatctcagaggagtggcaggcgatattgcctttaggacagcgtagtttacgtgcctctacattctctgtgcagcaacatcgacaacattattttgagctaagtatcttcttctcagttacattattagtactttctCCAACATCAATTACATCATTATTATTCCCTTCCCTGATGTATGGTTTTCCGTGAATGAATTGATGTtaataaatggaaaaaaataacacTAACCCGTCCAGCAGATGCAAGTGAGCCTCCAAATTATGAAAACAAGAAGGATCATTAGTATCTTCCAAGAATGGAGAGTTTTTATGATCAAGAAGAAGCTCGACTCCCACATGCGAATAACTCCATGGAAGTCCCTCGGCAAGCTTTTGAACAAGTGGCGGCACTTTTTCGTTAAAAAATATACCGGGTACTTTGGGTACGGTATCGTGAATATTTACAACTCTCAACACCTTAACTCCTAACCCTTCCAACCTTTCTTTAAACCTCTTATTTCCAACTCTAGGTCCAGAAAATGAAAAAACAGACACGGGAACGGCTTTTCCAGTGTCAGTCACATTGACACCGGTTTCAGCTATGTCATACGCACTTACAACCGCCAAGGCTGCACCTAAACTATGCCCTGTGATAGTGATACTCAGTTCTTCACCTGGATACATTTTTATTAACCTTCTGATATCAGTCAAGATTTGTTCTCTTGCTGAGTACTTGCAAAACCTACAATTCTCTTCTTTATCAGTGTAAACATCTAAGAATCCTGATTCAACTTTAACCATTGGATCCGGACACGGAATTTTATCTGATTTGACGGACCGTAAGAAGTCCATCAAATCGGCTATCCATTCTAGCCGTGTCACCGTACCCCTCCAAGCAATTGTTATATCACGACGTCCTAAACGTATGGATGTTTCATCGTTGGATACAGCTACATACCCCATCCAGTTCGCATTTCTACTCCATATCTTAGACCATCTTGATTTCTTGAAGAAATTCGGAAGATTGATATTAGTTGTTGCATAAAGATACCGCGTCACGTCATATCCACGGTCTGCTAAGCCTAGACAGTCGAAGAATTTGCGACGTATATATCTACAACTACCACAGTATTTCGAATATGGACCGTAATCAAAAGCATCGTAACAAGCTTGAGCCATTTCTCCGTACCTTATTAACTCTGACCGTAAAGTTGAATCCATTGGATCAAGTAATCCGACCCAATCATCTTGACCACGAATCTCCTCCCAACGATCTCGCAGTTGTTTTTCTTGTTTCTCAATTGCACTAATGTCTGAAgtttgatcttcttcttcctcgagcTCGATAATAGCCGATTTTAAGCTGTTATCTTCGGTAACTGCCGACACTTTTTGTAACGGATTTCGTGTAACGTTAATGCCTTGATAGAGCAAATTGGTACCGAAAACAGTAGAGGAATTGGGTCTTGGCTTGAATGAAGAAGGGGATGGTGATGGAAACGTATCGTACCCGTGTCTTCATGTTAAAGAAGAGCTCAATTTTGACAAAGAGACAGCCATTTGCTTGTTCTTGAGAAGTTGAAGGTGTGTATGTACTTAAAGATCAATAAATAATGAGTAGCTGCATGGTAGATTCAATTTAAAGCGacggtaagatataaaaagacaATGCGACGCACATTTATGTTATTTTCTGTAGGTGGTTGCACATGTCAAGTGTTGGACCAATGGACCGTGCACAGCGAGGACTCTAGAATATCTTATGAGAGTTTTGGTGACATGTCAAATCTCTTAGTTTTACTATTGTTGACTGCAGTTTTCTGGATAATTGCCGGGGGAAAGCTACTCTTACCAAAGTGAAAGAAATTTTTTTGCTCTCGCACTTCATGAGCATATTTGAATTAGTAGCTTTAAAACCGTTTGATACACCAGATATGACATCAGCAAATTGTGGATTTTAACCACAATTATCTCTTTCATTTTATTTAGCAATACACATACATGTTACGTTATCTCTTCCATTATGTTTAAGATGAGCTTAAAGTGTTTAGCATTTTTTCTGAGTTGCATCACATATGTTATGATCTAAGTTTATTCGTTTTCAAGATTTTCAAGATTCATATCAGCTTATTCGTATATTAGTATTCCAAGAAACACATCTTTTAATTTCAGCAAGTTCAGAAACAAGTCATAAATTATAAGCTTGATTCAAATTTTCACATGCAACATCAAAATGAATCAAGAATTAGGACATTGATGATACTGGCAATCTTCGCAATCTTCTTTGATACATGCGATGGTGCATTAAGATTTTGATCTAACAATCATGAAAACTATTTACAGATTTTGCTCTCGCAATTAAATTTTAGTTACAACTCTTGGCTTGAGAACATTGTCGATCAAGGAGCACTAGAGTACCCTCGTAACCTTTATGTTTATCCATATGGTATAACCATATAGAATCCAATCAGGGCAATCGGAATTTTAAGTATCACAGCTATAGTATATCGTTTAATTAAGTATGATATAACCATATGTAAGTACCACAAATCCACAGTAAGATATAGTATTTCGTTTAACTAGATTAGAGAAAATTTTAAAACACGAGGAAGATAACTAGCGTTCAGTCACAGTTTGCATATGTCACATCTTGTGCATCTAATGGTGGAAATGGTACTAGTTCAAGATATGCTCCCGCAGTGCGAGAGC
Above is a genomic segment from Papaver somniferum cultivar HN1 chromosome 10, ASM357369v1, whole genome shotgun sequence containing:
- the LOC113316151 gene encoding phospholipase A1-Igamma1, chloroplastic-like → MEEITHGYDTFPSPSPSSFKPRPNSSTVFGTNLLYQGINVTRNPLQKVSAVTEDNSLKSAIIELEEEEDQTSDISAIEKQEKQLRDRWEEIRGQDDWVGLLDPMDSTLRSELIRYGEMAQACYDAFDYGPYSKYCGSCRYIRRKFFDCLGLADRGYDVTRYLYATTNINLPNFFKKSRWSKIWSRNANWMGYVAVSNDETSIRLGRRDITIAWRGTVTRLEWIADLMDFLRSVKSDKIPCPDPMVKVESGFLDVYTDKEENCRFCKYSAREQILTDIRRLIKMYPGEELSITITGHSLGAALAVVSAYDIAETGVNVTDTGKAVPVSVFSFSGPRVGNKRFKERLEGLGVKVLRVVNIHDTVPKVPGIFFNEKVPPLVQKLAEGLPWSYSHVGVELLLDHKNSPFLEDTNDPSCFHNLEAHLHLLDGYHGKGKRFVLAGGKDPALVNKASDFLKDHYLVPPHWRQDENKGMVRSHDGRWVQQDRPKHEDHPPETPQHLKELGLAPSSTSDQ